From a region of the Streptomyces sp. B21-083 genome:
- a CDS encoding RDD family protein, with protein MSELVTGEAVALELRPAKLPSRALAVLLDLVVVGLVYTVVTIVLVISTASLDEAAQVAVSIAAFLLVLVGAPIAVETLSHGRSLGKMACGLRVVRDDGGPIRFRHALVRGAVGVVEILMTFGVVACIASLVSARGRRLGDVVAGTLVVRERVPVGQTAFVPPPPPWLSGRFAELDLSAVPDGLWLAVRQYLTRVRQLDPQVGWAMAARLAADVAARTGTPAPPDVPPAAYLAAVVQERQVREARRAFGSAPVGSGPGAPQFFGAPLPQPPAGGPYPPVAEAAAPAPAPVVEAAPQDEAEAGGRRSSGGFAPPA; from the coding sequence AGGGCGCTTGCCGTGTTGCTGGACCTTGTTGTGGTCGGGCTGGTCTACACCGTGGTCACCATTGTTCTGGTGATATCCACGGCCTCGCTGGACGAGGCGGCGCAGGTCGCTGTCTCCATCGCCGCGTTCCTTCTGGTTCTGGTGGGTGCGCCGATCGCGGTGGAGACACTCAGCCACGGCCGTTCGCTCGGCAAGATGGCGTGCGGTCTGCGGGTCGTGCGGGACGACGGGGGGCCGATCCGGTTTCGGCATGCGCTGGTACGGGGCGCCGTCGGAGTGGTCGAGATTCTGATGACGTTCGGGGTCGTGGCTTGTATCGCCTCGCTCGTTTCGGCGCGGGGACGGCGGCTCGGCGATGTTGTCGCGGGCACGCTCGTCGTACGGGAGCGAGTACCCGTCGGTCAGACCGCTTTCGTTCCTCCGCCACCGCCCTGGTTGTCCGGGCGGTTCGCGGAGCTCGATCTGTCGGCCGTGCCCGACGGCTTGTGGTTGGCCGTACGTCAGTATCTGACGCGTGTGCGGCAGCTGGATCCGCAGGTGGGCTGGGCCATGGCCGCGCGGCTCGCGGCCGATGTGGCGGCGCGTACGGGGACTCCGGCGCCGCCGGATGTTCCACCGGCCGCCTATCTCGCGGCCGTGGTGCAGGAGCGGCAGGTACGGGAGGCTCGGCGGGCGTTCGGGAGCGCACCGGTGGGCAGCGGGCCCGGGGCGCCTCAGTTCTTCGGGGCTCCGCTGCCGCAGCCGCCCGCTGGGGGCCCCTATCCCCCTGTCGCCGAAGCCGCCGCCCCCGCCCCTGCCCCGGTCGTAGAAGCTGCGCCGCAGGATGAGGCCGAGGCCGGTGGTCGCCGTTCCTCCGGCGGGTTCGCGCCGCCCGCCTAG